Proteins from one Pontibacter korlensis genomic window:
- a CDS encoding ABC transporter ATP-binding protein produces the protein MKPHIIETHGLSYSFGKRQVLHNLELRVPQGTIFGFLGPNGAGKSTTIRILLGLLPVPKGQVMVHGQDLKDHRIDVLRRTGTLIEMPTLYRHLSGYDNLEMNRRMVQAPKSRVEEVLQIVGLTQDAHRKTKEYSLGMSQRLGIALALLSDPELLILDEPTNGLDPSGIREVRELIIRLNNEHGKTIFLSSHLLSEIEKCATELAIIDRGRTLYQGSLQHLYQGAFTSNVLQLETSNNSIAYKLLADHQYELLPQEADALAVQVHDKEQVALLNRLLVDNGIGVYRLSMNTHNLEELFLNMTKGEATPSAVL, from the coding sequence ATGAAACCGCATATAATTGAGACCCATGGCCTGAGCTATAGCTTTGGCAAGCGACAGGTGCTGCACAACCTGGAGCTGCGAGTGCCACAGGGAACCATCTTTGGCTTCCTGGGACCTAATGGTGCAGGTAAGTCTACTACGATTCGTATTCTGCTTGGTCTTTTACCAGTTCCTAAAGGGCAGGTAATGGTGCATGGGCAGGATTTGAAAGATCATCGTATTGATGTGCTGCGCCGAACCGGTACACTAATCGAAATGCCTACGCTTTACCGGCATCTGTCAGGTTACGATAACCTGGAGATGAACAGGCGCATGGTGCAGGCACCAAAAAGCCGAGTTGAAGAGGTACTGCAAATTGTGGGACTTACGCAGGATGCACACCGGAAAACAAAAGAGTACTCACTGGGAATGAGCCAGCGTTTGGGGATAGCACTAGCCTTGCTATCAGATCCTGAACTTCTTATTTTAGATGAGCCAACTAACGGGTTGGACCCTAGTGGAATAAGAGAGGTTCGTGAGTTGATCATTCGCCTGAATAATGAGCATGGGAAGACGATTTTTCTCTCTAGTCATTTGCTCTCCGAAATAGAGAAGTGTGCCACTGAGTTAGCTATAATTGATAGAGGAAGAACGCTCTATCAGGGAAGTTTGCAGCACCTTTACCAGGGTGCTTTCACAAGTAATGTACTGCAACTGGAGACCAGCAATAACTCCATAGCATACAAGCTTCTGGCCGACCACCAGTATGAATTGCTGCCACAGGAGGCCGATGCTTTAGCAGTTCAGGTACATGATAAGGAGCAGGTGGCTTTACTAAACAGGCTATTAGTTGATAATGGGATAGGAGTGTACCGCCTGAGTATGAACACACACAACTTGGAAGAACTGTTTTTGAACATGACCAAAGGAGAGGCAACGCCCTCTGCTGTACTTTAA
- a CDS encoding ABC transporter permease, with protein sequence MNALTYYRSSLSAESLKLKNTFSLWLAILAPCALLSMNVLVFWSKGEYFIKDGVNPWHRFAIQNFGLYTLLLMPIFIALLTSLTNGIEHKSNGWKHLYSLPLPKSTIYTAKATTVLGLVLLSNLVFVVGYLAAGLFLSLMRPDLGFDSMVGLQVVFIAVLKLFLATFVIIALQFWLSMRWSSFALSMGVGIVAIITVMVAMRWEYIPYYPFAYPFMAIKSFPSDGGITNLFSQEVMLSISTGILIFVLGYFDVSRKCIS encoded by the coding sequence ATGAACGCGTTGACCTACTACCGCAGCAGCTTAAGTGCTGAGTCGCTCAAGCTTAAGAATACCTTTTCGCTTTGGCTGGCTATACTTGCGCCTTGTGCGCTCCTGAGCATGAACGTGTTAGTCTTCTGGTCCAAAGGGGAGTACTTTATTAAGGATGGGGTAAACCCCTGGCACCGGTTTGCTATACAGAATTTCGGACTTTATACTTTGCTGCTCATGCCTATTTTCATTGCGCTGCTGACAAGCCTGACTAATGGTATAGAGCACAAATCGAACGGCTGGAAGCACCTGTACAGCCTGCCGCTACCTAAGAGTACGATTTATACAGCCAAGGCTACTACGGTGCTGGGGCTGGTGCTGCTGAGTAACCTGGTTTTTGTAGTAGGATATCTGGCGGCTGGCCTGTTTCTCTCGCTCATGCGTCCCGACTTAGGCTTCGACAGTATGGTGGGGCTACAGGTGGTGTTCATTGCCGTACTGAAGCTGTTCCTGGCAACCTTTGTTATCATAGCTCTACAGTTTTGGTTGAGCATGCGCTGGAGCAGTTTTGCCTTAAGTATGGGCGTGGGCATCGTGGCTATTATCACCGTTATGGTGGCCATGCGGTGGGAATACATTCCTTATTACCCATTCGCTTACCCGTTTATGGCCATCAAGAGTTTTCCTTCTGATGGAGGTATCACAAACCTGTTTAGCCAGGAGGTGATGTTGAGCATAAGTACTGGTATTCTGATATTTGTACTTGGGTACTTCGATGTTTCCCGCAAGTGTATTTCATAA
- the ligA gene encoding NAD-dependent DNA ligase LigA — translation MAAAQDPALEIQELTQRINHLNYQYYQNSISEVSDYEFDQMLKRLEALEAQYPELRLPHSPTQRVGGTITKNFDTVYHKWPMLSLSNTYSEEELREFDKRVRKVVGDEVEYVCEQKFDGVAISLTYENGKFVQGATRGDGTRGDNITANVRTIHDVPLQAHGKDYPDLFEVRGEVFMPLQVFEQLNADREEAGEQLLANPRNATSGTLKQQDSSVVASRKLGCFSYSFHTDNSPFDTHSESLQAIQKWGFKVSDTWRKCNSIEEVMAYINEWESKRFELPIATDGVVVKVNSYALQEELGFTAKSPRWAIAYKYAAMSAATQLQGIQYQVGRTGAVTPVALLEPVLLAGTVVKRASVHNANEIQRLDLRLGDTVFVEKGGEIIPKITGVDFAKRPADSLPILYPSHCPACRTELIRPEGEVNFYCPNEKGCEPQILSKLEHFITRKAMNVDELGPKTLEQLYRVGFVRNAADLYDLTFEQLVQLERMGEKSANNILRSLEKSKETPYDRVLFALGIRFVGSTVAKKLAEQLPDLEALRGATYEELTAINEIGGRIANSILEYFQDPDHVQLVERLKAAGLKFKSENTAPDIQSDKLEGQTFVISGVFQSVSREELQQLIISHGGKVVSSISKKLSYLVAGDKMGPSKLEKAEKLGVKLLSEDEFMAMIS, via the coding sequence ATGGCAGCAGCACAAGACCCAGCCCTGGAGATACAGGAACTGACGCAGAGAATAAATCACCTGAATTACCAATATTACCAGAACAGCATTTCGGAAGTTTCAGACTATGAGTTCGACCAGATGCTGAAACGATTGGAGGCTCTGGAAGCCCAATACCCTGAGCTACGTCTTCCCCACTCTCCAACGCAGCGCGTGGGTGGTACTATCACTAAAAACTTTGACACAGTTTACCACAAGTGGCCGATGCTCTCACTTAGCAACACCTACTCTGAAGAAGAGCTGCGCGAATTTGATAAGCGTGTGCGCAAGGTGGTGGGTGATGAGGTGGAGTATGTGTGCGAGCAGAAGTTTGATGGAGTGGCCATCAGCTTGACCTACGAAAACGGAAAGTTTGTACAGGGCGCTACAAGAGGAGACGGTACACGCGGCGACAACATTACAGCCAATGTTCGCACCATTCACGACGTGCCACTGCAAGCACATGGAAAGGATTACCCAGACCTTTTCGAGGTACGCGGTGAAGTGTTTATGCCACTGCAGGTATTTGAGCAGCTAAACGCAGATCGCGAGGAAGCTGGCGAACAGCTGCTGGCAAACCCTCGCAACGCTACCTCTGGTACTTTAAAACAACAGGACTCTTCAGTAGTGGCAAGCCGTAAGCTAGGCTGCTTCTCCTACAGTTTCCATACAGACAACAGCCCATTCGATACACACTCTGAAAGCCTGCAAGCCATCCAGAAATGGGGCTTCAAGGTATCTGATACCTGGCGCAAGTGCAACAGCATTGAAGAGGTGATGGCCTATATTAACGAGTGGGAATCGAAACGCTTTGAACTGCCTATTGCTACGGACGGTGTGGTAGTGAAGGTAAATAGCTATGCCTTACAGGAGGAACTTGGCTTTACTGCCAAAAGTCCTCGCTGGGCAATAGCCTATAAATATGCTGCCATGAGTGCTGCTACCCAACTGCAGGGCATACAGTACCAGGTAGGCCGTACCGGAGCTGTTACACCGGTTGCTTTACTGGAACCTGTGCTGCTGGCTGGCACAGTAGTAAAACGAGCCTCCGTACATAACGCTAATGAGATACAGCGACTGGACCTGCGCCTGGGTGATACTGTATTTGTAGAAAAAGGCGGTGAAATCATCCCTAAGATTACGGGAGTAGATTTTGCAAAACGTCCTGCTGATAGCCTGCCTATTCTCTACCCTTCGCACTGCCCTGCCTGCAGAACTGAGCTGATACGCCCTGAAGGCGAGGTAAACTTCTACTGCCCTAACGAGAAAGGATGCGAACCTCAAATTCTGTCAAAACTGGAGCACTTTATTACTCGCAAAGCCATGAACGTGGATGAACTGGGTCCGAAAACGCTGGAGCAGCTATACCGTGTCGGCTTTGTACGTAATGCAGCTGACCTGTACGACCTGACTTTTGAGCAACTGGTGCAGTTGGAGCGCATGGGCGAGAAATCCGCCAACAACATACTCAGAAGCCTGGAGAAATCGAAAGAGACGCCTTATGACAGAGTACTTTTTGCCTTGGGGATCAGATTTGTGGGCAGCACGGTAGCTAAAAAGCTGGCAGAACAACTTCCTGACCTGGAAGCATTGCGTGGCGCAACTTACGAAGAACTAACCGCTATCAACGAGATTGGTGGGCGTATAGCTAATTCCATACTTGAGTACTTCCAGGACCCGGACCATGTACAGCTGGTAGAACGGTTAAAGGCAGCAGGCCTTAAATTTAAATCTGAAAATACGGCTCCGGACATACAGAGCGACAAATTGGAAGGGCAAACTTTCGTGATCTCCGGTGTATTCCAGAGCGTGAGCCGAGAAGAGCTACAGCAGCTTATCATCAGCCACGGTGGCAAGGTTGTTTCTTCTATCTCCAAAAAGCTGTCTTATCTGGTAGCCGGTGATAAGATGGGACCTTCCAAGCTGGAAAAGGCCGAGAAATTGGGCGTAAAACTGTTGTCTGAAGATGAATTTATGGCTATGATCAGCTAA
- a CDS encoding Smr/MutS family protein, with amino-acid sequence MNVGDRVRLMSGREEGIITRILENNLIEVAIDNDFTIPVARREVVVIAAEEQKYMRQEDTLQPAKRKEPVAPVLAAQGIYLALVHQSEELLAVTVVNNSDYDVLFTSGEEREKNYRGLQNDKLAPKGTRVITHYHLKEFEKWPNLLIQFIQHRNGSPTIFEPVVKRVQFKASSFYKSKRTAPVLNKEAYLFQLDQKPASVNPDRIKEQLTEAVEKSENFKLTAPEHEVDLHIEKLVDDHTGMSNSAIIKIQLERFQDALDRAMATNMHEIVFIHGAGNGVLRKELQKILSRTPGIKYFEDARKEKFGYGATLVRLK; translated from the coding sequence ATGAACGTAGGAGACCGTGTGCGCCTGATGTCTGGCCGTGAGGAAGGCATTATTACGCGCATCCTGGAAAATAACCTTATAGAAGTAGCCATTGACAACGATTTCACCATTCCTGTAGCCAGACGCGAAGTGGTGGTGATTGCTGCCGAAGAGCAAAAGTACATGCGCCAGGAGGACACGCTGCAGCCTGCAAAAAGAAAGGAGCCTGTTGCACCTGTTCTTGCTGCACAAGGTATTTACCTGGCATTAGTGCATCAGTCGGAAGAGCTGCTCGCGGTTACTGTGGTAAACAATTCTGACTATGACGTACTATTTACCAGCGGCGAGGAGCGCGAGAAGAATTACCGTGGCCTGCAGAATGATAAACTGGCTCCTAAAGGTACCCGCGTTATCACGCACTACCACCTGAAGGAATTTGAGAAATGGCCAAACCTGCTTATCCAGTTCATTCAGCACCGTAACGGTAGCCCTACCATTTTTGAGCCAGTAGTAAAGCGAGTACAGTTTAAAGCCAGCTCCTTCTACAAAAGTAAGCGAACGGCACCTGTACTTAATAAAGAGGCATACTTGTTCCAACTCGATCAAAAGCCAGCGTCTGTGAATCCAGACAGAATCAAAGAGCAGTTGACTGAGGCCGTGGAAAAGAGCGAGAACTTTAAGCTGACTGCTCCGGAGCATGAGGTAGACCTTCATATTGAGAAACTGGTGGATGACCATACCGGTATGAGCAACAGCGCCATTATCAAAATTCAGCTGGAGCGTTTCCAGGATGCACTAGATAGGGCCATGGCTACCAACATGCACGAAATCGTATTCATACACGGAGCCGGCAACGGTGTGCTGCGCAAAGAGCTTCAAAAAATTCTAAGCCGCACACCAGGCATCAAGTACTTCGAAGATGCCCGCAAAGAAAAATTCGGCTACGGTGCTACACTGGTGAGACTGAAATAA
- a CDS encoding DUF2279 domain-containing protein: MAQAPVDTSSVNKKRLLVLGSTFTAGYATMLVTLNKAWYTDERTNFHWFNDNHEWKQMDKAGHFWSAFHQSRAGIDMLRWAGLPEKKAVLYGGLTGILLQTPIEIFDGYQADYGASVGDLVANTVGAAAVTAQELAWQEVRIMPKFSFQTTNYARMRPNVLGSNLGERALKDYNGQTYWLSVNVSSFLKEESKYPKWLNIAAGYGAQEMVYNDPEANAAAGLEAYRQYYLSPDLNLMHFKGKSKVWNTALYVLSIIKIPAPALEYNRKDGVKLHPLYF, translated from the coding sequence ATGGCACAAGCTCCGGTTGACACTTCCTCTGTAAATAAGAAGCGGTTGCTGGTATTAGGCTCTACTTTTACCGCAGGATATGCTACCATGCTTGTAACGCTAAACAAAGCTTGGTATACTGATGAGCGCACAAACTTTCATTGGTTCAACGATAACCATGAGTGGAAGCAGATGGATAAAGCAGGGCATTTCTGGAGCGCCTTCCATCAAAGCCGGGCGGGCATTGATATGTTGCGCTGGGCAGGCCTACCTGAGAAAAAGGCTGTGCTGTATGGAGGCCTTACTGGCATACTACTACAAACACCAATCGAAATATTTGACGGGTACCAGGCTGACTATGGCGCCTCAGTTGGCGATTTAGTGGCTAACACTGTAGGTGCTGCAGCAGTAACTGCTCAGGAGCTGGCCTGGCAGGAAGTGCGCATTATGCCTAAATTTTCCTTCCAGACCACCAACTATGCCCGTATGCGGCCAAATGTATTAGGGAGCAATCTTGGAGAGCGGGCTTTGAAGGACTACAATGGTCAAACGTATTGGCTATCTGTTAATGTAAGTTCTTTCTTAAAGGAAGAAAGTAAATACCCAAAGTGGCTGAATATTGCTGCTGGCTATGGAGCTCAAGAGATGGTGTATAACGACCCTGAGGCTAATGCAGCAGCAGGCTTGGAGGCATATCGCCAGTATTACCTCAGTCCCGACCTGAACCTGATGCACTTCAAAGGCAAGAGCAAAGTATGGAACACAGCCCTCTATGTGCTCAGCATCATAAAAATACCTGCTCCAGCTTTAGAGTATAACCGAAAGGATGGAGTTAAACTGCACCCGCTATACTTCTAA
- a CDS encoding pyruvate dehydrogenase complex E1 component subunit beta: MRSIQFREALREAISEEMRRDKSVFLMGEEVAEYNGAYKVSQGMLDEFGPERVIDTPIAELGFAGIGVGAAMNGLRPIIEFMTFNFSLVAIDQVINSAAKVMSMSGGQYGAPMVFRGPTGSAGMLSSQHSQNFENWYANTPGLKVVVPSNPYDAKGLLKTAIRDNDPVIFMESEQMYGDKGEVPEEEYTIPIGVADIKREGSDVTIVSFGKMMKVALAAAEELAKDGISAEVIDLRTVRPIDYKTLVNSVRKTNRMVVVEEAWPLASISAEIAYHIQSNAFDYMDAPVKRVTCRDVPLPYAPTLIEASLPNVERTVEAVKAVMYKKA; encoded by the coding sequence ATGCGAAGTATACAGTTTAGAGAAGCCCTCCGCGAAGCTATATCGGAGGAAATGCGCCGCGATAAGAGCGTGTTTCTTATGGGCGAAGAAGTAGCCGAGTACAACGGAGCTTACAAAGTGAGCCAAGGCATGCTGGATGAGTTTGGTCCGGAGCGTGTTATTGATACTCCTATTGCCGAGCTTGGCTTTGCCGGTATCGGTGTTGGTGCCGCCATGAATGGCCTGCGCCCTATCATTGAGTTTATGACCTTCAACTTCTCGTTGGTGGCCATCGACCAGGTAATCAACTCTGCTGCCAAGGTGATGTCTATGTCAGGTGGCCAGTACGGTGCCCCAATGGTTTTCCGTGGACCAACTGGTAGCGCTGGTATGCTGTCTTCGCAGCACTCACAGAACTTTGAGAACTGGTATGCAAATACTCCAGGTCTTAAAGTAGTCGTTCCATCAAACCCTTACGATGCCAAAGGTCTTCTTAAGACTGCCATCCGCGATAACGATCCGGTTATCTTCATGGAGTCTGAGCAGATGTATGGCGACAAAGGTGAAGTGCCAGAGGAAGAGTACACCATTCCGATTGGCGTAGCCGACATCAAGCGCGAAGGTTCTGATGTAACTATCGTTTCTTTTGGCAAGATGATGAAAGTAGCACTTGCTGCTGCCGAAGAACTGGCTAAAGATGGTATCAGCGCTGAAGTAATCGACCTGCGCACTGTTCGCCCTATCGACTATAAGACGTTGGTTAACTCAGTTAGAAAAACGAATCGTATGGTAGTAGTTGAGGAGGCTTGGCCACTTGCTTCTATCTCTGCAGAGATCGCTTACCACATTCAGAGCAACGCCTTTGATTACATGGATGCACCAGTTAAGCGTGTTACCTGCCGCGACGTTCCTCTTCCTTATGCTCCAACGCTTATCGAGGCTTCACTGCCAAACGTTGAGCGTACAGTTGAGGCTGTTAAAGCCGTTATGTACAAGAAAGCATAG
- a CDS encoding tetratricopeptide repeat protein, whose protein sequence is MQQYKKNRNLILLLSLGLGIASSGCTLQRMVNTAEKYQQVTVEPSPLVTNGERVDFELKAQVPEKLIRDKEVYKLDVYYEYGNEKRENIGTYNFEFGEFLYEDKKPTIIKQLSFPYQPEKSIGRLMVQGRAIDKEDRDVAYTDPKQVATGLNTTPLLLVRSNEFTFVQDKYSTNADSIGKLVFYFELGQTALDDLAEPKLQVLDQYVLDNVPSQEIKIVGMRAPGESGTGLAKKRAQTLEQYYRKKLKTLDYANKKVTITTEAQENTLEALQQKVESTALAKAQKQEVLAILQSDQKEQEKLQALQQTEAYEYLQKYVFPGLRAAQVEFNYNRSRKADYELYLLAQRVANEQVDADALTEEELQHAATLTPLLAEKRKLYEAAVKTTDKWPAYYNLGVVYKQMAEKDYRPAAKKALLEKAVHNLTYAGYRNPTAEVYYSLASAYHQLGKYNEALEYYEYALTLGGEEEMLKAIFADKAALEIETGSYDEAIASLRYAGDSYQTNMNLGLSYLLKENYEGAQEFYQKALELKQNDPLAWYSLALVGARTQNEQMLEENLRRAVRADKRFTQKAINDIEFEAYRNKAAYKDALIR, encoded by the coding sequence ATGCAACAGTACAAAAAAAACAGAAATCTAATCCTTCTCCTTAGTCTTGGCCTAGGCATTGCCAGCTCCGGCTGTACCTTACAGCGTATGGTAAATACGGCAGAAAAGTATCAGCAGGTTACTGTTGAGCCTTCTCCGCTGGTAACTAATGGCGAACGTGTAGACTTTGAGTTGAAAGCACAGGTACCCGAGAAACTGATTCGTGACAAAGAAGTGTACAAACTGGATGTATACTACGAGTACGGCAATGAGAAGCGCGAAAATATCGGCACCTACAACTTTGAGTTTGGAGAATTTCTGTACGAAGACAAAAAGCCAACCATTATCAAGCAACTATCTTTTCCTTATCAGCCAGAGAAATCCATCGGTCGCCTGATGGTGCAAGGCCGAGCTATAGATAAGGAAGACAGAGACGTTGCCTATACAGATCCAAAGCAGGTAGCTACTGGTCTCAACACTACTCCCCTGCTGCTAGTGCGAAGCAATGAGTTTACGTTTGTGCAGGACAAGTATAGCACAAACGCTGACAGTATAGGAAAGCTGGTTTTCTATTTTGAGCTTGGGCAAACCGCACTGGATGACCTTGCGGAGCCAAAACTGCAGGTACTAGACCAGTACGTCCTAGATAATGTGCCGTCACAGGAGATAAAAATCGTTGGCATGCGCGCACCTGGAGAATCTGGTACTGGTTTGGCAAAAAAACGGGCTCAGACGCTGGAACAGTACTATCGTAAGAAGCTGAAAACGCTGGATTACGCTAATAAAAAAGTAACAATCACCACAGAGGCACAGGAAAACACGCTGGAGGCCCTGCAGCAGAAAGTAGAAAGTACAGCTCTTGCGAAGGCACAGAAGCAGGAGGTACTGGCTATACTTCAGAGCGATCAAAAGGAGCAGGAGAAGCTTCAGGCATTGCAGCAAACAGAAGCTTACGAATACCTTCAAAAGTACGTATTCCCTGGCCTCCGTGCAGCGCAGGTGGAGTTTAACTATAACCGTAGCCGCAAGGCTGATTATGAGTTATACCTGCTTGCTCAGCGTGTAGCCAACGAACAGGTAGATGCTGATGCCCTTACAGAGGAAGAGCTGCAGCATGCTGCCACCCTCACTCCGCTTCTGGCCGAAAAGCGCAAACTGTATGAGGCAGCTGTAAAAACTACAGACAAATGGCCTGCTTACTACAACTTGGGCGTGGTTTACAAACAGATGGCTGAGAAAGACTATCGCCCTGCCGCCAAAAAGGCCCTGCTCGAAAAAGCTGTACATAACCTAACCTATGCCGGCTACCGAAACCCAACAGCCGAAGTATACTACAGCCTTGCCAGCGCCTACCACCAACTGGGCAAGTACAACGAAGCCCTTGAGTATTATGAATACGCCCTTACCTTGGGTGGCGAAGAAGAAATGCTTAAGGCTATTTTTGCAGACAAGGCAGCATTGGAGATAGAAACGGGTAGCTATGACGAAGCCATTGCCAGCCTGCGCTACGCAGGTGATAGCTATCAGACAAATATGAACCTCGGCCTAAGCTATTTGCTGAAGGAAAACTATGAGGGAGCTCAGGAGTTTTACCAAAAAGCACTGGAACTAAAGCAGAATGACCCGTTGGCGTGGTATAGCCTGGCTCTGGTTGGAGCACGCACACAAAACGAGCAGATGTTGGAAGAAAACCTGCGACGTGCTGTACGTGCCGATAAGCGCTTCACACAAAAGGCCATTAACGATATTGAATTTGAGGCCTATCGAAACAAAGCGGCTTATAAAGATGCCCTTATACGATAG
- a CDS encoding PspC domain-containing protein — MKRLQYFIESQAFGVCAMLGEKLGFASSSIRLTFIYVSFLTMGSPVLLYLMLAFWMNVSKHLRRERSTVWDL, encoded by the coding sequence ATGAAACGGCTTCAGTACTTTATCGAATCGCAGGCCTTTGGTGTGTGCGCGATGCTTGGCGAGAAGCTGGGCTTTGCATCCAGTAGCATCCGGCTTACTTTTATCTACGTTTCATTCCTAACCATGGGCTCACCTGTGCTCCTCTACCTGATGCTTGCCTTTTGGATGAACGTTAGCAAGCATTTACGCCGCGAGCGCAGTACGGTTTGGGACCTATAA
- a CDS encoding glycosyltransferase family 2 protein: MDFNSAHTAVVILNWNGLPHLQQFLPSVVANSGNAEIIVADNASTDGSIAFLQEHYPQVRLILLSENFGFCEGYNKALQQVKAKYYVLLNSDVEVPLGWTEPVVQLMEQDPNIAVCQPKILAQQHPSFFEYAGAGGGLLDALAYPYCRGRLFETLEEDKGQYDDVQEIFWATGACMFVRADVYHMLGGLEPAFFAHMEEIDFCWRAKNAGYKVMYNGHSRVYHVGGGTLHKSNPRKTYLNFRNGLALLYKNIPSQELGAALLIRVLLDWVAAFRMLLAGQKKDAKAVLDAHMDLLRNRKYWLRRRKEQQPKGNFPYLAGVYKGSIVWQYFIRQKRTVQDL, translated from the coding sequence TTGGACTTTAATTCAGCTCACACGGCAGTCGTTATACTTAACTGGAACGGCTTACCTCACTTACAACAGTTCCTGCCATCGGTGGTGGCAAACAGCGGCAATGCAGAGATTATTGTGGCTGATAACGCCTCCACCGATGGCTCTATCGCTTTTTTACAGGAGCACTACCCACAGGTGCGCCTCATTCTGCTATCTGAAAACTTTGGCTTTTGCGAAGGATACAACAAAGCCTTACAGCAGGTAAAAGCTAAATACTATGTCTTGCTTAATTCAGACGTAGAGGTACCACTAGGTTGGACGGAGCCTGTAGTGCAGCTAATGGAGCAGGACCCTAATATTGCCGTTTGCCAACCTAAAATCCTGGCACAGCAACACCCAAGCTTTTTTGAGTATGCAGGTGCAGGAGGAGGCTTATTAGATGCATTGGCCTACCCCTACTGCCGTGGCCGCCTTTTTGAGACACTGGAGGAGGATAAAGGGCAGTATGATGACGTGCAGGAGATTTTCTGGGCTACAGGTGCCTGTATGTTTGTAAGAGCAGATGTCTACCACATGCTAGGAGGACTCGAACCAGCCTTCTTTGCGCACATGGAAGAGATTGACTTCTGCTGGCGCGCTAAAAATGCGGGTTATAAAGTGATGTACAACGGGCACAGCCGTGTATACCATGTTGGCGGTGGCACGCTACACAAGTCCAACCCCCGAAAAACTTATCTTAACTTTAGAAACGGTCTGGCGCTGCTCTACAAGAATATTCCTTCTCAGGAGTTAGGTGCAGCGCTGCTGATACGTGTACTTCTAGACTGGGTAGCTGCCTTCCGAATGCTTCTTGCAGGGCAAAAGAAAGACGCTAAGGCTGTGCTGGATGCACACATGGATCTGCTGCGCAACAGGAAGTACTGGCTACGCCGCAGAAAGGAACAACAGCCAAAAGGCAATTTCCCTTACTTAGCAGGCGTTTACAAAGGCAGTATCGTTTGGCAGTATTTTATTAGGCAAAAGCGTACGGTGCAGGATTTATAG
- a CDS encoding YbaB/EbfC family nucleoid-associated protein, which yields MFDMFGMMGKIKEAQAKMKEAQEKLKDITVTAESGAGLVKATVNGQRQLLKIEIDESIMNVSDREMVNDLVVAAVNNAMLTAGERAQEELRKHTEGLIPNIPGLDLGSFGL from the coding sequence ATGTTTGATATGTTCGGCATGATGGGCAAAATAAAAGAAGCCCAGGCCAAAATGAAGGAAGCACAGGAGAAACTGAAAGATATAACTGTTACGGCCGAATCAGGTGCAGGACTTGTTAAAGCTACTGTAAATGGTCAGCGTCAGCTCCTGAAGATTGAGATCGATGAGTCCATCATGAATGTGAGTGACCGTGAAATGGTAAACGACTTAGTTGTAGCTGCTGTAAATAACGCCATGTTAACCGCCGGAGAGCGCGCTCAAGAAGAATTGCGCAAACACACCGAAGGCCTTATACCAAACATACCAGGCTTAGACCTCGGCAGCTTTGGACTTTAA